One stretch of Streptomyces hygroscopicus DNA includes these proteins:
- a CDS encoding transcriptional regulator yields the protein MNRVLVVDDEPQIVRALVINLKARKYEVDAAGDGATALRLAAARHPDVIVLDLGLPDMDGVEVIKGLRGWTRVPILVLSARQTSDEKVEALDAGADDYVTKPFGMDELLARLRAAVRRAEPAGQPDDSVMVETDSFTVDLAAKKAHRDGRDVRLTPTEWHLLEVLVRNAGRLVSQKQLLQEVWGPSYGTESNYLRVYMAQLRRKLEADPSHPRHFVTEPGMGYRFER from the coding sequence ATGAACCGGGTGCTTGTGGTCGACGACGAGCCGCAGATCGTACGCGCCCTCGTGATCAACCTGAAGGCGCGCAAGTACGAGGTCGACGCCGCCGGGGACGGCGCCACCGCGCTCCGGCTGGCCGCCGCCCGCCATCCCGATGTGATCGTGCTCGACCTCGGCCTGCCCGATATGGACGGGGTGGAGGTGATCAAGGGGCTCCGGGGCTGGACCCGGGTGCCGATCCTGGTGCTCTCCGCCCGTCAGACCTCGGACGAGAAGGTCGAGGCCCTGGACGCCGGGGCGGACGACTACGTCACCAAGCCGTTCGGCATGGACGAACTCCTGGCCCGGCTGCGCGCGGCCGTCCGCCGTGCCGAGCCCGCCGGGCAGCCGGACGACTCGGTGATGGTGGAGACCGATTCGTTCACCGTCGACCTGGCCGCCAAGAAGGCCCATCGCGACGGCCGCGATGTGCGGCTGACCCCCACCGAATGGCATCTGCTGGAGGTCCTGGTGCGCAACGCCGGCCGCCTGGTCAGCCAGAAGCAGCTGCTGCAGGAGGTCTGGGGCCCCTCGTACGGCACCGAGAGCAACTACCTGCGGGTCTATATGGCGCAGTTGCGCCGCAAGCTGGAGGCCGACCCCTCGCATCCGCGCCACTTCGTCACCGAGCCGGGGATGGGCTACCGGTTCGAGCGATGA
- a CDS encoding OB-fold tRNA/helicase-type nucleic acid binding protein, translated as MSGSGDECGDGVSAPTHRYAGRMSSVPHPSDGADRGVRSDKPVGRFRRMLDRLSSSQEELHSAELQQDAEAAGCTKIGDCGDRQIVKVTGTLRTVTLRPRAGVPALEAELFDGTAALDVVWLGRRSIIGIEPGRKLIASGRISMSHGRRVLFNPKYELRPLGQE; from the coding sequence ATGAGTGGGTCGGGCGATGAGTGCGGGGACGGCGTTTCGGCGCCGACGCACCGGTACGCTGGCCGTATGAGTTCCGTACCCCACCCCTCCGACGGGGCCGACAGGGGAGTCAGGTCCGACAAACCGGTCGGCCGGTTCCGGCGGATGCTGGACCGGCTGTCGAGCTCCCAGGAGGAACTGCACTCCGCCGAGCTGCAGCAGGACGCGGAGGCCGCGGGCTGCACCAAGATCGGCGACTGCGGCGACCGTCAGATCGTCAAGGTGACGGGAACGCTGCGCACGGTGACGCTCAGACCGCGGGCCGGAGTTCCCGCTCTGGAGGCGGAGCTCTTCGACGGCACCGCCGCGCTGGACGTGGTGTGGCTGGGCCGTCGCTCCATCATCGGGATAGAACCGGGGCGCAAGCTGATCGCCTCGGGCCGGATCTCCATGAGCCATGGGCGCCGGGTGCTGTTCAATCCGAAGTACGAACTCCGACCGCTCGGACAGGAGTAG
- a CDS encoding membrane protein — MTPDDKTTPTGHRSAAADSRAAADTALLEAFGGVRGMVDTTVPGLVFVLLYTINRDIHLAAIAAISLTVLLAVARLVRKETLKHAFSGVFGVAFGAIFAMMSGDAKNFYLPGMLYTLGLAIAYILSAIFRFPLIGVLLGPMLKENLSWRTRNPGRFRAYTRSTWAWGLILLAKSAVLFPLYWWGDATQLGWVKVALGIPPFLLCVYLTWIFLAKAPPPIDVIAEMEAEEKAERERKSQVGNAADPVLSEWTDQIVSEARTESADRQPPRH; from the coding sequence GTGACGCCAGACGACAAGACGACCCCGACCGGGCACCGAAGCGCCGCCGCCGACAGCAGGGCGGCGGCGGACACCGCGCTCCTGGAGGCGTTCGGCGGGGTGCGGGGCATGGTGGACACCACCGTCCCCGGTCTGGTCTTCGTCCTGCTGTACACGATCAACCGCGACATCCATCTCGCCGCGATCGCCGCGATCAGTCTCACCGTGCTGCTCGCGGTCGCCCGGCTGGTGCGCAAGGAGACGCTGAAGCACGCCTTCAGCGGGGTGTTCGGGGTCGCGTTCGGCGCGATCTTCGCGATGATGTCCGGCGACGCGAAGAACTTCTATCTGCCGGGCATGCTCTACACCCTGGGGCTGGCGATCGCCTACATTCTCTCGGCGATCTTCCGCTTTCCGCTGATCGGGGTGTTGCTCGGGCCGATGCTCAAGGAGAACCTCTCCTGGCGCACCCGTAACCCCGGCCGGTTCCGCGCCTACACCCGGTCCACCTGGGCGTGGGGGCTGATTCTGCTGGCCAAGTCTGCGGTGCTGTTCCCGCTCTACTGGTGGGGGGACGCCACCCAGCTCGGCTGGGTCAAGGTCGCGCTCGGCATTCCGCCGTTCCTGCTCTGTGTCTATCTGACCTGGATCTTCCTCGCCAAGGCTCCGCCGCCGATCGATGTGATCGCGGAGATGGAGGCGGAGGAGAAGGCCGAGCGGGAGCGGAAGTCCCAGGTCGGCAATGCCGCCGATCCGGTGCTCTCGGAGTGGACCGACCAGATCGTGTCCGAGGCCCGTACCGAATCGGCCGACCGGCAGCCGCCCCGGCACTGA
- a CDS encoding potassium transporter TrkA: MRVAIAGAGAVGRSIASELLENGHEVLLIDKAPTAISVERVPQAEWLLADACEITSLDEAALQRCNVVIAATGDDKVNLVVSLLAKTEYGVPRVVARVNNPKNEWLFNEAWGVDVAVSTPRLMSALVEEAVSVGDLVRLLRFSHGDANLVELTLPPEAALVGTRVGDVEWPEDTTLVTIIRGTRVLTPNKDDVLEAGDELLFVAAQAREEQLEQLLSVQRQDATG, translated from the coding sequence ATGAGGGTTGCCATTGCGGGTGCGGGCGCCGTGGGGCGTTCCATCGCGAGCGAGCTGCTGGAGAACGGGCACGAGGTGCTCCTCATCGACAAGGCGCCGACCGCCATCTCGGTGGAGCGGGTGCCGCAGGCCGAGTGGCTGCTGGCCGACGCGTGCGAGATCACCTCCCTGGACGAGGCGGCGCTGCAGCGCTGCAACGTGGTCATCGCGGCCACCGGTGACGACAAGGTCAACCTGGTCGTCTCGCTGCTCGCCAAGACCGAGTACGGGGTGCCCCGGGTGGTCGCCCGGGTCAACAACCCCAAGAACGAGTGGCTGTTCAACGAGGCATGGGGCGTCGATGTCGCCGTCTCCACCCCGCGTCTGATGTCGGCGCTGGTCGAGGAGGCGGTGAGCGTCGGCGATCTGGTGCGGCTGCTCCGCTTCAGCCACGGCGACGCCAATCTGGTGGAGCTGACGCTGCCGCCGGAGGCGGCGCTGGTGGGCACCCGGGTCGGCGATGTGGAGTGGCCGGAGGACACCACGCTGGTCACCATCATCCGCGGCACCCGCGTGCTGACCCCGAACAAGGACGATGTGCTGGAGGCCGGTGACGAGCTGCTGTTCGTCGCGGCACAGGCGCGCGAGGAGCAGCTCGAGCAGCTGCTGTCCGTCCAGCGCCAGGACGCCACGGGCTAG
- a CDS encoding potassium transporter TrkA, translated as MHIVIMGCGRVGAALAQTLEQQGHTVAVVDQDPTAFRRLGGGFGGRRVTGVGFDQDTLREAGIEEAGAFAAVSSGDNSNIIAARVAREMFGVENVAARIYDPRRAEVYQRLGIPTVATVRWTADQMLRRLLPSGAEPHWRDPSGGVQLAEVHISPSWVGHKVSVLQEETGVRVAFLTRLGEAMLPTSGTVLQEGDLVHVMMRTDEVEKVEAAFEKGPEEANR; from the coding sequence ATGCATATCGTGATCATGGGCTGTGGCCGGGTGGGCGCGGCCCTCGCCCAGACCCTGGAGCAACAGGGGCACACGGTCGCGGTCGTCGACCAGGACCCCACCGCCTTCCGCCGCCTGGGTGGGGGCTTCGGCGGGCGCCGGGTGACCGGCGTCGGCTTCGACCAGGACACCCTGCGCGAGGCGGGCATCGAGGAGGCCGGGGCCTTCGCCGCGGTGAGCAGCGGCGACAACTCCAACATCATCGCGGCCCGGGTGGCCCGCGAGATGTTCGGGGTGGAGAACGTGGCGGCCCGTATCTACGACCCCCGCCGCGCCGAGGTCTACCAGCGCCTCGGCATCCCGACCGTGGCCACGGTGCGCTGGACCGCCGACCAGATGCTGCGGCGGCTGCTGCCGTCCGGCGCGGAGCCGCATTGGCGGGACCCCAGCGGCGGAGTGCAGCTCGCCGAGGTGCACATCTCCCCCTCGTGGGTGGGCCACAAGGTCAGCGTGCTCCAGGAGGAGACCGGAGTGCGGGTCGCGTTCCTCACCCGGCTCGGCGAGGCGATGCTGCCGACCTCCGGGACGGTGCTGCAGGAGGGCGACCTGGTGCATGTGATGATGCGCACCGACGAGGTGGAGAAGGTCGAGGCAGCCTTCGAAAAGGGGCCTGAGGAGGCGAACCGATGA
- a CDS encoding ATP-binding protein, translating to MTDHITEAVSWCLAAALLVVLVLLIRQRQITAGVRRRNATLEDSLRSRDEEVQHLVDVRLPSIADVLSQPGPLPGLRDEKLAGTAFAQSLHAVMEQFTRAVDKAQTRADASAKAALKASMRAVQGLANEQQVSISEMQERHDNPDVLRDLLEIDHANAQFGRRAQAIAVLCGSWPGRQRLASSLTDVVRGSKSRIRDYQRVQVHALIDVAVVSRAVEPVVLAVAELLDNAARHSQPNTSVEVSLQPVHNGACIVIDDAGVGMDGLEVQRAAALLSGQRAVDVSRLGDPPQFGFAVVGLLAARYGFSVSVDTRSPYGGVRAVLFLPSELLTHIDPDGRSGTAAQDPEGAEPLHTLPSRRTRAPRRARQAQTAPAEAQAPPRAQVPPQAPPLAPAPTPAPAPAPAPAPAPQPSLGDDEATRVYGTTQGGLPKRRRRQAAATPPAADWSIGAGRTGAAESDDTGAHRARSAEETASRLGAFARGTRSGRADTQDSAPHHDEGNRQA from the coding sequence ATGACTGATCACATAACGGAGGCGGTGAGCTGGTGTCTGGCCGCCGCGCTTCTCGTCGTCCTGGTGCTTCTGATCCGCCAGCGGCAGATCACCGCCGGAGTCCGCAGGCGCAACGCCACTCTCGAGGACAGCCTGCGGTCCCGTGACGAGGAGGTGCAGCACCTCGTCGACGTACGCCTCCCGTCGATCGCCGATGTGCTGAGCCAGCCCGGCCCGCTGCCGGGCCTGCGGGACGAGAAACTGGCCGGTACGGCCTTCGCCCAGAGCCTGCACGCCGTCATGGAACAGTTCACCCGCGCGGTGGACAAGGCACAGACGCGCGCCGACGCCTCCGCCAAGGCGGCGCTCAAGGCGTCCATGCGAGCCGTCCAGGGACTCGCCAACGAGCAGCAGGTGTCCATCTCCGAGATGCAGGAGCGGCACGACAACCCCGATGTGCTGCGGGACCTGCTGGAGATCGACCACGCCAACGCCCAGTTCGGCCGGCGCGCCCAGGCCATCGCCGTGCTCTGCGGCTCCTGGCCCGGCCGTCAGCGGCTGGCCTCCTCGCTGACCGATGTCGTCCGCGGCTCCAAGTCGCGTATCCGCGACTACCAGCGGGTGCAGGTGCACGCCCTGATCGACGTCGCCGTGGTGAGCCGGGCCGTGGAGCCCGTCGTGCTCGCGGTCGCCGAGCTGCTGGACAACGCCGCCCGCCACTCGCAGCCCAACACCTCCGTGGAGGTCAGCCTCCAGCCGGTGCACAACGGGGCCTGCATCGTGATCGACGACGCCGGTGTGGGCATGGACGGCCTGGAGGTCCAGCGGGCCGCCGCCCTGCTCTCCGGCCAGCGCGCCGTGGACGTCTCCCGGCTCGGCGATCCGCCGCAGTTCGGCTTCGCCGTGGTGGGCCTGCTGGCCGCGCGGTACGGCTTCAGCGTCTCGGTGGACACCCGGTCCCCGTACGGCGGTGTGCGTGCCGTGCTGTTCCTCCCGAGCGAGCTGCTCACCCATATCGACCCCGACGGACGGTCGGGCACCGCGGCGCAGGACCCCGAGGGCGCCGAGCCGCTGCACACCCTGCCCTCCCGCCGCACCCGCGCCCCCAGAAGAGCACGGCAGGCGCAGACCGCTCCGGCCGAGGCCCAGGCCCCGCCCCGGGCCCAGGTCCCGCCCCAGGCCCCGCCTCTGGCGCCCGCTCCCACTCCCGCGCCCGCCCCGGCCCCGGCACCCGCCCCGGCGCCTCAGCCGTCCCTGGGCGACGACGAGGCCACGCGCGTGTACGGCACCACGCAGGGCGGTCTGCCCAAGCGCCGCCGCAGGCAGGCCGCCGCCACTCCGCCGGCCGCCGACTGGTCCATTGGGGCCGGGCGGACCGGCGCCGCCGAATCCGACGACACCGGCGCGCACCGCGCGCGTTCGGCGGAGGAAACCGCCTCGCGGTTGGGCGCGTTCGCGCGCGGCACCCGCTCCGGCCGTGCCGACACCCAGGACTCCGCCCCTCACCATGACGAAGGGAATCGCCAGGCATGA
- a CDS encoding ATP-binding protein, whose product MDSALASDDKAVYLPHTVRVAAKILVVGHFAVGKTTYVGSLSEIRPLRTEETMTQAGALIDDLRGTEDKTTTTVAMDFGRLTLSESLVLYLFGAPGQRRFTRLWRDMTNGALGALVLADTRRLEQSFPVMAVLEEHGLPYAVAVNQFEGSPRFAEPEVREALDLLPETPLVTCDARDRISSTHALIALVQYLQARQTRSSQEIV is encoded by the coding sequence ATGGACTCCGCGCTCGCCTCTGACGACAAGGCGGTCTATCTGCCCCATACGGTGCGGGTGGCGGCGAAGATCCTGGTCGTCGGACACTTCGCCGTCGGCAAGACGACCTACGTGGGCTCGCTGTCCGAGATCCGGCCGCTGCGCACCGAGGAGACGATGACCCAGGCCGGTGCGCTCATCGACGACCTGCGGGGCACCGAGGACAAGACGACCACCACCGTCGCCATGGACTTCGGCCGGCTCACCCTCAGCGAGTCCCTGGTGCTCTATCTGTTCGGCGCGCCGGGACAGCGGCGCTTCACCCGGCTGTGGCGGGACATGACGAACGGGGCGCTGGGCGCGCTCGTCCTGGCCGACACCCGGCGGCTGGAGCAGTCCTTCCCGGTGATGGCCGTCCTGGAGGAGCACGGACTGCCGTACGCCGTCGCCGTCAACCAGTTCGAGGGCTCTCCCCGCTTCGCGGAGCCGGAGGTCAGGGAGGCCCTCGATCTGCTTCCGGAAACCCCCCTGGTGACCTGTGACGCCCGGGACCGGATCTCCTCCACCCACGCGCTGATCGCCCTCGTCCAATATCTACAGGCCCGCCAGACCCGTAGTTCTCAGGAGATTGTGTGA
- a CDS encoding cytochrome P450: MTNRPAAGPVPPPGCPAHAGPAEAVGATGQSAAVPMYGPEFAADPHGTYARMRATHGPIAPVELTPGVYASLVTSYPLGLEILRDTERFAKDPRGWRAMADGSVGPDNPVAPMMMYRPNALFCDGEAHARLRGAITDSLDRVDPHALSEYVERSAETLIDAFASRGEAELITEYASVLPLLVFNQLFGARPADGPKLVETMMKLFDSGEEAAAANDELLHWISGLLADKRRQLSADVTSWLIAHPSQLTDDELMQQMILLMAAGTDPQQNLIANALRLLLSDDRFAGELSGGSMPVQDALDEVLWNDPPMANYGTRFPRYDCDVAGVRLRKGEPVLISYAAANHEASLASDRRSGNKAHLAWSAGAHRCPAERPARVIASVAIERLLDRLPDMELAVPVERLTWRTGPFTRALAALPVRFPAQAVAVNEPFAASVSEPVRFDETSGVSQWNPVPSSSTPPAATSPERQPESPQAARRRLLSFLTAWWRGQ, encoded by the coding sequence GTGACCAACCGTCCAGCCGCCGGCCCCGTTCCCCCACCGGGCTGCCCCGCGCACGCGGGCCCCGCCGAGGCCGTGGGCGCCACCGGGCAGAGCGCGGCCGTACCGATGTACGGTCCCGAGTTCGCCGCCGACCCGCACGGCACCTACGCGCGGATGCGCGCCACCCATGGGCCGATCGCACCGGTCGAGCTGACGCCGGGGGTGTACGCCTCGCTGGTCACCAGCTACCCGCTCGGCCTGGAGATCCTGCGCGACACCGAACGGTTCGCCAAGGACCCGCGCGGCTGGCGGGCGATGGCGGACGGGAGCGTGGGGCCGGACAACCCGGTCGCCCCGATGATGATGTACCGGCCGAACGCGCTGTTCTGCGACGGCGAGGCACACGCCCGGCTGCGCGGGGCGATCACCGACAGCCTGGACCGGGTGGACCCGCACGCCCTCAGCGAGTACGTCGAGCGCAGCGCCGAGACGCTGATCGACGCCTTCGCCTCCCGGGGCGAGGCCGAACTGATCACCGAGTACGCGTCGGTGCTTCCGCTGCTGGTCTTCAACCAGCTCTTCGGCGCACGCCCCGCGGACGGGCCGAAGCTGGTCGAGACGATGATGAAGCTCTTCGACAGCGGCGAGGAGGCGGCGGCGGCCAACGACGAGCTGCTCCACTGGATCTCCGGCCTGCTGGCGGACAAGCGCCGGCAGCTCTCCGCCGACGTCACCTCCTGGCTGATCGCGCATCCCTCGCAGCTCACCGACGACGAGCTGATGCAGCAGATGATCCTGCTGATGGCGGCCGGTACCGACCCCCAGCAGAACCTGATCGCCAACGCGCTGCGCCTGCTGCTGTCGGACGACCGCTTCGCCGGTGAGCTGTCCGGCGGCAGCATGCCCGTCCAGGACGCCCTGGACGAGGTCCTGTGGAACGACCCGCCGATGGCCAACTACGGCACCCGGTTCCCCCGGTACGACTGCGACGTGGCGGGCGTACGGCTGCGCAAGGGCGAACCGGTGCTCATCAGCTACGCCGCAGCCAACCACGAGGCGTCCCTGGCCTCCGACCGCCGGTCCGGCAACAAGGCCCATCTGGCCTGGAGCGCGGGCGCCCACCGCTGCCCCGCCGAGCGGCCCGCCCGGGTGATCGCCTCCGTGGCCATCGAGCGGCTCCTGGACCGCCTCCCGGACATGGAACTGGCGGTCCCCGTCGAGCGGCTGACCTGGCGGACCGGGCCCTTCACCCGCGCCCTGGCCGCCCTGCCGGTGCGCTTCCCCGCCCAAGCGGTCGCCGTGAACGAGCCGTTCGCGGCGTCCGTGTCCGAGCCGGTCCGATTCGACGAGACCTCTGGAGTCAGCCAATGGAACCCCGTCCCATCGTCCTCGACCCCGCCGGCCGCGACATCGCCGGAGAGGCAGCCCGAGTCGCCGCAGGCGGCGAGGCGACGCTTGTTGAGCTTCCTGACGGCGTGGTGGCGTGGGCAATAA
- a CDS encoding cytochrome P450, protein MVAWAITRQRTLKELLTDPRVSKDPRQHWPVWINGEITPEWPLITWVAVENMFTAYGGDHRRLRTLVSKAFTARRTAALRPRVEEICTTLLDDLAAAPGEVVDLREAYAYPLPIQVISELFGLDDENLRERMRRVVDSIFHTSASPEEVTATFNEMYAVLGELVATKRERPGDDLTSGLIAVRDEESGSKLSEKELTDTLALFLSAGHETTVNLLDNAIHALLTRPEQLEHVRAGRATWEDVIEETLRHSAPVANLPLRYAVEDIELDSGVVLHQGDAILAAYAAAGRDPEVHGADADRFDVTRRLKSHLAFGHGVHLCVGAPLGRLEAAIALPALFDRFPGLTLASGQEPLEPVESFISNGHRTLPARLA, encoded by the coding sequence GTGGTGGCGTGGGCAATAACCCGCCAGCGGACCCTCAAGGAGCTGCTGACCGACCCCCGGGTCTCCAAGGACCCCCGGCAGCACTGGCCCGTGTGGATCAACGGTGAGATCACGCCCGAGTGGCCGCTGATCACCTGGGTCGCCGTCGAGAACATGTTCACCGCCTACGGCGGCGACCACCGGCGGCTGCGCACCCTGGTCTCCAAGGCGTTCACCGCCCGGCGCACCGCCGCCCTGCGGCCGCGCGTCGAGGAGATCTGCACCACGCTCCTGGACGACCTGGCCGCCGCGCCGGGCGAGGTGGTCGACCTGCGCGAGGCGTACGCGTACCCGCTGCCGATCCAGGTGATCTCCGAGCTGTTCGGGCTCGACGACGAGAACCTGCGCGAGCGGATGCGCCGGGTCGTGGACAGCATCTTCCACACCTCCGCCTCCCCGGAGGAGGTCACCGCCACCTTCAACGAGATGTACGCCGTCCTCGGCGAGCTGGTGGCCACCAAGCGCGAGCGGCCCGGCGACGACCTCACCAGCGGGCTGATCGCGGTGCGGGACGAGGAGAGCGGCTCCAAGCTCAGCGAGAAGGAGCTGACCGACACCCTCGCCCTGTTCCTCTCGGCCGGCCATGAGACCACGGTCAACCTCCTGGACAACGCCATCCACGCGCTGCTCACCCGGCCCGAGCAGCTCGAGCACGTCCGGGCCGGCCGGGCCACCTGGGAGGACGTGATCGAGGAGACGCTGCGGCACTCCGCCCCGGTCGCCAACCTGCCACTGCGCTACGCCGTGGAGGACATCGAGCTGGACAGCGGCGTGGTGCTGCACCAGGGCGACGCGATCCTGGCCGCCTACGCGGCCGCCGGACGCGACCCGGAGGTGCACGGCGCGGACGCGGACCGCTTCGACGTCACCCGGCGGCTCAAGAGCCACCTGGCGTTCGGCCACGGCGTCCATCTGTGCGTCGGCGCCCCGCTGGGCCGGCTGGAGGCCGCGATCGCGCTCCCGGCGCTCTTCGACCGCTTCCCCGGGCTCACGCTCGCGTCCGGGCAGGAGCCGCTGGAGCCCGTGGAGTCCTTCATCTCCAACGGCCACCGCACGCTGCCCGCGCGCCTGGCCTGA